One genomic segment of Ricinus communis isolate WT05 ecotype wild-type chromosome 5, ASM1957865v1, whole genome shotgun sequence includes these proteins:
- the LOC8277974 gene encoding protein STRUBBELIG-RECEPTOR FAMILY 8 translates to MAFDPMPFPFFLARSSLTTFLFLFVLLSSIFAFPLFVQCTTDASDVQALQVLYTSLNSPSQLTNWKSDSGDPCAESWKGITCEGSAVVSIQISGLGLGGTMGYLLSQLMSLRTFDLSDNNIHDTIPYQLPPNLTSLNLARNNLSGNLPYSISTMVSLTYLNMSHNSISQSVGDVFANLALLTTLDLSFNNFSGNLPSSFSSLSNLSTFYIQNNQLTGSLDVLAGLPLTTLNVANNHLTGWIPRELNSVPNFIYDGNSFDNGPAPPPPPYTPPPPGRSRNNHSHSGSGTRTPPSSDDQSSESDKGMSVGAIVGIVLGSVLLIFIALLAVLFCTRKKKQKDGGAIVSQGSRSAGTTDRDTEMQEQRVKSIAAVADLKPPPAEKLVVDKLQGHSGSVKRMKSPITATSYTVASLQTATNSFSQEFIIGEGSLGRVYRGEFSNGKIMAIKKIDNAALSLQEEDNFLEAVSNMSRLRHPNIVSLAGYCAEHGQRLLVYEHIGNGSLHDMLHFAEDGSKTLSWNARVRVALGTARALEYLHEVCLPSIVHRNFKSANILLDEELNPHLSDCGLAALTPNTERQVSTQMVGSFGYSAPEFALSGVYTVKSDVYSFGVVMLELLTGRKPLDSSRVRSEQSLVRWATPQLHDIDALAKMVDPALNGMYPAKSLSRFADIIALCVQPEPEFRPPMSEVVQALVRLVQRASVVKRRSSDESGFGYKTPDHEAIDMSF, encoded by the exons ATGGCCTTCGACCCCAtgccttttcctttctttttggcTCGTTCTTCACTCACTACGTTTCTGTTCCTGTTCGTTTTGCTCTCCTCAATCTTTGCTTTTCCTCTTTTCGTTCAATGCACTACCGACGCCTCTGATg TCCAAGCTCTACAGGTTTTGTACACTTCGTTGAATAGCCCTTCCCAGCTAACCAATTGGAAAAGCGACAGTGGTGATCCCTGTGCAGAGTCTTGGAAAGGGATTACTTGTGAGGGATCGGCTGTTGTTTCCAT TCAGATTTCTGGGCTAGGACTCGGCGGGACTATGGGATACTTGCTTTCCCAGCTTATGTCATTAAGAACATT CGATCTGAGTGACAACAATATTCATGATACAATACCATATCAATTGCCGCCCAATCTTACGAGCCT AAATCTTGCAAGAAATAACCTTAGTGGAAATCTTCCTTATTCCATTTCTACTATGGTTTCTCTCACTTATTT GAACATGAGCCATAATTCAATTTCCCAGTCAGTCGGAGATGTTTTTGCTAATCTTGCTCTTCTCACAACCCT GGATCTCTCTTTCAACAATTTTAGTGGCAATCTTCCAAGCTCCTTCAGTTCATTGTCCAATCTTTCAACATT CTATATTCAGAACAATCAACTGACTGGTTCTCTTGATGTTCTTGCTGGTTTACCTTTAACTACTTT AAATGTTGCAAACAACCATTTAACTGGATGGATACCTCGAGAGCTTAATTCAGTTCCAAATTTCAT aTATGATGGAAATTCCTTTGACAATGGTCctgctcctcctcctccaccatATACCCCACCACCACCTGGTAGATCTAGAAACAATCACAGTCATTCAGGATCAGGCACACGTACACCCCCATCTTCTGATGACCAGTCATCCGAGTCAGATAAGGGAATGTCAGTTGGGGCTATTGTAGGCATAGTCCTTGGTTCTGTTTTACTTATCTTCATCGCACTTCTTGCTGTTTTATTTTGCactagaaagaaaaagcagAAGGATGGAGGCGCCATAGTTTCTCAGGGAAGTCGGTCGGCAGGCACAACTGATA GAGATACTGAGATGCAAGAGCAAAGAGTGAAGAGTATTGCTGCTGTTGCAGACCTGAAGCCCCCACCTGCTGAAAAATTGGTGGTTGACAAATTACAAGGACATTCTGGATCCGTAAAGAGAATGAAGTCACCTATTACTGCTACTTCATATACTGTTGCTTCTTTGCAAACAGCAACAAATAGCTTTAGTCAAGAATTTATAATTGGTGAAGGTTCTCTTGGTCGTGTTTACAGAGGGGAGTTTTCTAATGGAAAG ATAATGGCTATTAAGAAGATCGACAATGCAGCACTTTCATTACAGGAGGAAGATAACTTTCTCGAAGCTGTTTCAAATATGTCTCGCTTGAGGCACCCTAACATCGTTTCACTGGCAGGATACTGTGCAGAGCATGGACAGCGCCTTTTGGTGTATGAACATATAGGGAATGGGAGTCTGCATGATATGCTGCACTTTGCTGAAGATGGCAGCAAGACTCTGTCTTGGAATGCTCGTGTTAGGGTAGCACTTGGCACAGCTCGGGCTTTAGA GTACTTGCATGAAGTCTGCTTACCTTCCATTGTGCATCGCAATTTCAAGTCGGCAAATATTTTACTTGATGAAGAGCTCAATCCTCACTTATCAGATTGTGGTTTAGCTGCTCTCACACCAAACACAGAGAGGCAG GTTTCAACACAAATGGTTGGATCATTTGGTTATAGTGCTCCTGAATTTGCCTTGTCGGGAGTATACACTGTAAAAAGTGATGTTTACAGCTTCGGTGTTGTGATGCTGGAGCTTTTGACTGGACGCAAGCCACTTGACAG TTCAAGGGTGAGATCGGAGCAGTCACTTGTTAGATGGGCTACTCCTCAATTGCATGATATTGATGCGTTGGCAAAAATGGTTGATCCCGCCTTAAATGGCATGTATCCTGCAAAATCTCTTTCACGGTTTGCTGACATTATTGCCCTCTGTGTTcag CCGGAACCTGAGTTTCGCCCACCCATGTCTGAAGTTGTGCAAGCACTGGTGCGATTAGTGCAAAGGGCGAGTGTCGTCAAACGGCGATCAAGTGATGAATCAGGATTTGGATATAAAACCCCAGATCATGAGGCAATTGATATGTCATTTTGA